The following are encoded in a window of Brettanomyces bruxellensis chromosome 9, complete sequence genomic DNA:
- the TAL1 gene encoding sedoheptulose-7-phosphate:D-glyceraldehyde-3- phosphate transaldolase yields the protein MSSSLAQLKAAGTVVVADTGDFESIAKYQPQDSTTNPSLILAATKQPKYAKLIDIAVDYAKKNATGPQEQASVALDRLLVEFGTKILSIVPGRVSTEVDARLSFNKEATIKKALLIIKLYEAQGIDKERVLIKIASTWEGIQAAKELEAKHHVHCNLTLLFSQVQAIACAEAGVTLISPFVGRILDWYKAKTGKTYDSTTDPGVSSVKSIFNYYKKFGYKTIVMGASFRNVGEIEALAGVDYLTISPKLLEQLSNSTSGVPKQLDAEKAQALDLKKETLINDEAKFRFLLNEDAMATEKLSEGIRKFSADCVTLYNQLLEKVSA from the coding sequence atgtcatcatcattagCTCAACTTAAAGCCGCTGGTACCGTTGTCGTTGCAGACACCGGAGATTTCGAGTCAATTGCCAAGTATCAGCCACAGGACTCGACCACAAATCCATCATTGATCCTTGCCGCCACCAAGCAGCCGAAATACGCAAAATTGATCGATATTGCCGTTGACTATGCTAAAAAGAACGCTACGGGACCACAGGAGCAAGCTTCAGTTGCTCTTGATAGATTGTTGGTGGAGTTTGGTACCAAGATTTTGAGCATTGTTCCTGGAAGAGTGTCTACTGAGGTGGATGCCAGACTCTCATTCAACAAGGAGGCCACTataaagaaagcattgTTGATCATAAAGCTTTACGAAGCACAGGGCATTGACAAAGAGAGGGTTTTGATCAAGATTGCTTCTACCTGGGAAGGAATTCAGGCCGCAAAGGAATTGGAAGCAAAGCATCATGTGCATTGCAACTTAACATTGCTATTCTCACAGGTTCAAGCCATTGCCTGTGCTGAAGCAGGTGTCACATTGATCTCTCCATTCGTGGGAAGAATTTTGGACTGGTATAAGGCCAAAACTGGAAAGACTTATGATTCCACAACTGATCCAGGTGTCAGTTCCGTGAAAAGTATTTTCAACTATTACAAGAAATTCGGTTACAAGACCATTGTTATGGGTGCCTCATTCAGAAATGTTGGTGAGATAGAAGCACTGGCTGGAGTGGACTACTTGACCATTTCTCCTAAACTTTTGGAACAACTCTCTAATTCCACAAGTGGTGTTCCAAAGCAGTTGGATGCCGAAAAGGCTCAGGCTTTggatttgaagaaggaaacGCTTATCAATGATGAAGCTAAATTCAGATTCTTGCTCAACGAGGATGCAATGGCCACTGAAAAATTGTCGGAAGGTATCAGAAAGTTTTCAGCTGACTGTGTTACTTTGTACAACCAATTGCTCGAAAAGGTTTCCGCATGA